The following are encoded in a window of bacterium genomic DNA:
- a CDS encoding tetratricopeptide repeat protein, producing MNSPGKLSLWCGALWAAALIVVALELPFAGGWTIDDGVKRIAATEGTGIWAERILDGPVRWRLAHAEESLPLRPPFAARETGALALGFSPWTRALFKAVGRWGGVWWRILPALIAILVWIAFESSGLRFAFLLLPLTFYGLIPWEHALSWLLLWPAIYLVLMDSGRTPVVAFTIAGALLAGAAALRPETLILLAALLVYLLLFRRFAGAVWLVTGIVSGMAALVFIYRATGGTNALTQFSLNLAAGETAPTAGTWLQDRAAAVYSLLLGGDPDAWISLLLLGLFAVGTIILFWVEKTKAKTFGSLGVLAMGVGVGLYQFRLWSSPVPPLWLLQANSLVVCLPWVLLLLRPPYAKRPALLLAVALTTAAILITPVWAGVHWGPRILLFIVPILLIDLHRSGRARGFAFAVLLSATLLQTVGSAAVVYARARETADRVALCRSPMGTPVICPTMSQCVDYAPLWQGREFFTAATPRELRRLLCEMRFAGLERVWLHAGFRDQLFEKTFPEKNPVTADRVTFVQAKSLYSTWWHVYELNLHREDKKWAVVLETAAGEWLVERRWEDALRFQREAVEILPDSATVHHNLAVILADLGRFEEARTEAQTALELNPDLESARRLLELLTAREAVP from the coding sequence ATGAATTCTCCGGGCAAACTGTCGCTATGGTGCGGCGCTCTATGGGCGGCCGCGTTGATCGTCGTCGCTCTGGAACTTCCGTTCGCGGGCGGATGGACGATTGACGATGGAGTGAAACGGATTGCCGCCACCGAGGGAACGGGAATCTGGGCGGAGCGAATCCTCGATGGGCCCGTTCGCTGGCGTCTGGCTCACGCCGAAGAGAGCCTGCCGCTTCGTCCGCCCTTCGCCGCTCGCGAAACGGGAGCGTTGGCGCTCGGCTTCTCACCCTGGACGCGGGCGCTGTTCAAAGCGGTGGGACGGTGGGGAGGAGTCTGGTGGCGAATTCTGCCCGCGCTGATCGCCATACTGGTTTGGATTGCGTTCGAGAGCTCGGGCCTGCGCTTCGCGTTCCTGCTCCTGCCGCTCACGTTCTACGGCCTGATCCCGTGGGAACATGCTCTCAGTTGGCTGCTGCTGTGGCCGGCGATATATCTCGTGTTGATGGATTCCGGTCGAACGCCGGTGGTTGCCTTTACAATAGCCGGTGCACTTCTCGCCGGAGCGGCGGCGCTTCGACCCGAAACACTAATTCTGCTGGCGGCGCTGCTGGTGTACCTGCTGCTTTTCCGCCGTTTCGCCGGTGCGGTCTGGCTGGTCACGGGAATCGTCAGCGGAATGGCCGCACTTGTTTTTATCTATCGCGCAACTGGCGGCACGAACGCCCTTACCCAGTTTTCACTGAATCTTGCCGCCGGTGAGACCGCTCCGACGGCGGGGACGTGGCTGCAGGACCGGGCCGCTGCCGTGTATTCGCTGCTCCTCGGTGGCGATCCCGACGCGTGGATTTCGCTTCTATTGCTCGGTCTTTTTGCAGTCGGCACGATCATTCTGTTCTGGGTCGAGAAGACGAAAGCCAAGACGTTCGGGAGTCTTGGCGTATTGGCGATGGGGGTGGGAGTTGGGCTGTATCAGTTTCGGTTGTGGTCGTCGCCCGTACCTCCCTTGTGGCTCCTGCAGGCAAACTCATTGGTCGTCTGTCTTCCCTGGGTACTCCTGTTGTTGCGTCCGCCCTATGCGAAACGACCGGCTCTTTTGCTGGCTGTCGCTCTCACAACCGCGGCGATTCTGATTACTCCGGTCTGGGCGGGCGTGCATTGGGGCCCGCGCATCCTGCTTTTCATCGTGCCGATCCTGCTGATAGATCTGCATCGCTCCGGCCGGGCGCGCGGTTTTGCCTTTGCGGTCTTGCTGTCGGCTACGCTGCTGCAGACGGTCGGCTCGGCGGCCGTCGTCTATGCCCGCGCGCGCGAGACGGCCGACCGCGTTGCGCTGTGCCGTTCCCCCATGGGTACACCGGTGATTTGCCCGACCATGTCACAGTGCGTGGACTATGCCCCGCTGTGGCAGGGACGCGAGTTCTTCACGGCCGCCACGCCCCGCGAACTGCGGCGGCTGCTCTGTGAAATGCGCTTCGCCGGACTGGAGCGGGTCTGGCTGCATGCGGGATTCCGCGATCAGCTTTTCGAAAAGACGTTTCCCGAAAAAAATCCCGTCACCGCCGATCGCGTTACCTTTGTGCAGGCGAAGTCGCTCTATTCCACGTGGTGGCACGTCTACGAGCTGAATCTCCATCGCGAAGACAAAAAGTGGGCGGTAGTTCTGGAAACGGCGGCCGGGGAATGGCTGGTGGAGAGACGATGGGAGGACGCGCTCCGATTTCAGCGCGAGGCGGTGGAAATTCTGCCGGACTCGGCCACGGTCCATCACAATCTGGCGGTAATTCTGGCCGACTTGGGACGATTTGAAGAAGCGCGAACCGAAGCGCAAACGGCTCTCGAACTCAATCCCGATCTGGAATCCGCCCGCCGCCTGCTTGAACTTCTTACTGCCCGCGAAGCTGTTCCCTGA